One window from the genome of Oncorhynchus gorbuscha isolate QuinsamMale2020 ecotype Even-year linkage group LG14, OgorEven_v1.0, whole genome shotgun sequence encodes:
- the LOC123995817 gene encoding zinc finger and BTB domain-containing protein 25-like translates to MDVSSHSLFLLQQLNVQREFGFLCDCTVAIGNVYFKAHRAVLAAFSNYFKMIFIHQSSECIKIQPTDIQPDVFSYLLHIMYTGMGPKQPVDQGRLQEGIKFLHAYQLCRNPDDEGSPDVGDLVRMSNLYGIQISSQLANKEGTEGPKGSAGARGGDGRSSTQAGRSHAAQFSMTVGMEGIPSSDRQPFSGHLRGVSSVASGDDSDISTRIKQERVEEGEGKEGHQVLGRVGSPTSPSAQGGSPCQGLLFKNGPLVLLCPRCGERCSSPERLRKHLVSHAACSLDPSGLMEDLSQGGVGDPEGPEDKQQRGAPQDQLDAGCLEEALRQSQALANELAAELSWSRGGIAIGTSPPPTTTSSTSHARKRKIACAVCSLRFAQKSQLQEHMYTHTGKPSRYHRYSRLCSQLIHASGHFCEGPAEGGVGVAASTTVMLTEESNREAQDNGSSCYSLDSEISQESVDAVTVE, encoded by the exons ATGGACGTGTCCAGCCACAGCCTGTTCCTCCTGCAGCAGCTCAACGTCCAGAGGGAGTTCGGCTTCCTGTGTGACTGTACTGTCGCCATTGGCAACGTGTACTTCAAGGCCCACCGGGCCGTCCTGGCTGCCTTCTCCAACTACTTCAAGATGATCTTCATTCATCAGTCAAG CGAGTGCATTAAAATCCAGCCCACGGACATCCAGCCGGATGTGTTCAGTTACCTGCTCCACATCATGTACACTGGCATGGGCCCCAAGCAGCCAGTGGACCAGGGCCGCCTACAGGAGGGCATCAAGTTTCTCCATGCCTACCAGCTGTGCCGTAACCCCGACGACGAGGGTTCCCCCGATGTTGGCGACCTGGTCCGTATGTCCAACCTGTATGGTATTCAGATTTCATCCCAGTTGGCCAACAAAGAGGGTACTGAGGGCCCTAAAGGTAGTGCAGGGGCCCGAGGAGGAGACGGGCGTTCGTCCACCCAGGCGGGCCGCTCCCACGCCGCACAGTTCTCGATGACCGTGGGGATGGAGGGCATCCCCTCCTCGGACCGTCAGCCCTTCTCTGGTCACCTCCGTGGCGTCTCCTCAGTGGCTTCCGGCGACGACTCAGACATCTCGACACGCATCAagcaggagagggtggaggaaggggagggaaaggagggccACCAGGTGCTGGGAAGAGTAGGGTCCCCAACATCTCCCTCAGCCCAGGGCGGCAGCCCCTGCCAGGGCCTCCTGTTCAAGAATGGCCCTCTGGTGCTGCTGTGCCCCCGCTGTGGCGAGCGCTGCTCCTCCCCCGAGCGGCTCCGCAAGCACCTTGTCAGCCATGCCGCCTGTTCCCTGGATCCCAGTGGACTAATGGAGGACCTCTCCCAGGGCGGGGTAGGGGACCCGGAGGGCCCTGAGGACAAGCAGCAACGTGGGGCCCCCCaggatcagctagatgcaggctgCTTGGAGGAGGCCCTGCGGCAGAGCCAGGCCCTAGCTAATGAGCTAGCTGCTGAGCTAAGTTGGAGCAGGGGCGGTATAGCCATTGGCACTAgtccaccccccaccaccacctccagtACCAGTCACGCACGAAAGCGCAAGATCGCTTGTGCTGTGTGCAGCTTGCGCTTCGCCCAGAAGAGCCAGCTGCAGGAGCACATGTATACTCACACGGGCAAGCCGTCACGCTACCACCGCTACAGCCGCCTCTGCAGCCAGCTCATCCACGCCTCCGGACACTTCTGCGAGGGGCCAGCGGAGGGCGGCGTTGGGGTGGCAGCAAGCACCACAGTAATGTTGACGGAGGAGTCCAACAGGGAAGCTCAGGACAATGGCAGCTCCTGCTATTCGCTAGACTCTGAGATCTCACAAGAGAGCGTGGATGCCGTCACTGTGGAATGA